A part of Acidimicrobiales bacterium genomic DNA contains:
- the modB gene encoding molybdate ABC transporter permease subunit yields the protein MSRARRRPPLLVVVAATLTVLFFAIPLIGILQRANWSTVWDDLTTEQARDALRLSLVCSLSAAGLSVAFGTPLAWMLARSHVPGRPLIRGLVLLPMVLPPVVGGVALLAAFSLRSPIGGWLHDTFGIQFTFSTAGAIMAETFVAMPFYVITVEGALRSMDQRFEDAAASLGAGRLTVFRRVTVPLIAPSVAAGAVLAWARALGEFGATITFAGNIAGRTQTLPLAVYLELESDQQAAIALSLVLLVVSLVVLISLRDRWLTRA from the coding sequence GTGAGCCGTGCCCGGCGGCGGCCACCGCTGCTCGTGGTGGTCGCCGCCACCCTCACCGTCCTGTTCTTCGCGATCCCGCTGATCGGGATCCTGCAACGGGCGAACTGGTCGACCGTCTGGGACGACCTCACCACCGAGCAGGCCCGCGACGCCCTGCGGCTCTCGCTGGTCTGCTCACTGTCCGCCGCGGGCCTGTCGGTGGCGTTCGGCACCCCGTTGGCCTGGATGCTCGCTCGCAGCCACGTGCCGGGCCGCCCGCTCATCCGCGGCCTCGTGCTGTTGCCCATGGTGTTGCCGCCGGTTGTCGGGGGTGTCGCGCTGCTAGCTGCGTTCAGCCTGCGCAGCCCGATCGGCGGCTGGCTGCACGACACCTTCGGCATCCAGTTCACGTTCTCGACCGCCGGGGCGATCATGGCCGAGACGTTCGTGGCCATGCCGTTCTACGTGATCACCGTCGAAGGGGCGCTGCGGAGCATGGATCAACGCTTCGAGGACGCCGCCGCCAGCCTCGGGGCCGGTCGCCTCACCGTGTTCCGTCGTGTCACCGTTCCGTTGATCGCCCCGTCGGTCGCCGCCGGCGCGGTGCTGGCCTGGGCGCGGGCGCTCGGCGAGTTCGGTGCCACCATCACCTTCGCCGGCAACATCGCCGGCCGCACCCAGACCCTTCCCCTCGCGGTCTACCTCGAGCTCGAGAGCGACCAGCAGGCCGCCATCGCGCTCAGCCTGGTCCTCCTCGTCGTCTCTCTCGTCGTGTTGATCTCCCTGCGCGACCGGTGGCTCACCCGCGCATGA
- the modA gene encoding molybdate ABC transporter substrate-binding protein, which produces MLFVTGCGSDDADETGSSTTAGGSPITSRSDLEGTITVSAAASLREAFDRIGDGFSTANPGVEVTFNFDSSSTLSTQILEGAPADVYASADVANMTKLTDESLIAGDPEIFARNELVIITKPGNPRGIATLADLADAGVISLCGEDVPCGRYAKEALDNAGVTIPESSVTRGQNATAALAAVAEGDAVAGVVYVTDAVSAGDTVEAVSPADVNVIADYPIGVLEASGAAEVAEAFVAYVLGDEGQAVLAENGFLPPA; this is translated from the coding sequence ATGCTGTTCGTGACCGGCTGCGGCAGCGACGATGCCGACGAGACCGGGTCATCGACGACTGCGGGCGGGTCACCGATCACCAGCCGGTCGGATCTGGAAGGGACAATCACGGTGTCGGCCGCAGCATCGCTGCGCGAGGCCTTCGACCGGATCGGAGACGGCTTCTCGACCGCGAACCCCGGGGTCGAGGTGACGTTCAACTTCGACTCGTCCTCGACCCTGTCGACTCAGATCCTCGAGGGTGCCCCGGCCGATGTGTACGCGTCGGCGGACGTGGCGAACATGACCAAGCTCACCGACGAGAGCCTGATCGCCGGAGACCCGGAGATCTTCGCTCGCAACGAGCTGGTCATCATCACCAAGCCCGGCAACCCCCGAGGGATCGCCACGCTGGCCGACCTGGCCGATGCCGGGGTGATCTCGCTGTGCGGCGAGGACGTGCCGTGCGGCAGGTACGCCAAGGAGGCACTCGACAACGCCGGGGTCACGATCCCCGAGTCGTCCGTGACCCGCGGCCAGAACGCCACCGCCGCTCTGGCCGCGGTGGCCGAGGGCGACGCAGTGGCCGGCGTCGTCTACGTGACCGACGCGGTGTCCGCCGGCGACACGGTCGAGGCCGTGTCGCCGGCGGACGTGAACGTGATCGCCGACTACCCGATCGGTGTCCTCGAGGCGTCGGGTGCCGCCGAGGTCGCCGAGGCGTTCGTGGCCTACGTGTTGGGCGACGAGGGCCAGGCCGTGCTGGCCGAGAACGGGTTCCTGCCGCCCGCGTGA
- a CDS encoding helix-turn-helix transcriptional regulator has product MSHFRSTDASFCAGLSSVATDYRPGQVAELLGVSVDTVRRWCDEGRLDTTRSTGGHRLVSGRDLARYLSERADAYEPDSLPAQSARNRFTGIVTRVERDTLTAVVEIQAGPHRVVSLMTREAADELALEPGDLAVAAVKSTTVLIEVPRL; this is encoded by the coding sequence ATGAGCCACTTCCGATCGACAGATGCGAGTTTCTGTGCTGGGCTGTCGTCCGTGGCGACGGACTACCGGCCCGGCCAGGTGGCAGAGCTGTTGGGTGTGAGCGTCGACACGGTGCGCCGCTGGTGCGACGAGGGCCGACTGGACACGACGCGCAGCACCGGCGGGCACCGCCTGGTGTCGGGCAGGGACCTGGCCCGCTACCTGAGCGAGCGGGCGGACGCCTACGAGCCCGATTCGCTTCCGGCCCAGTCGGCTCGGAACCGCTTCACGGGGATCGTGACCCGGGTCGAGCGCGACACGTTGACGGCAGTGGTCGAGATCCAGGCCGGCCCGCACCGGGTGGTGTCGCTGATGACCCGCGAGGCCGCCGACGAGCTGGCGCTCGAGCCGGGCGATCTGGCGGTCGCGGCCGTGAAGTCCACGACCGTGCTCATCGAAGTCCCGAGGCTCTGA
- the katG gene encoding catalase/peroxidase HPI has protein sequence MSHAQTATGSMANQHWWPEQLNLRPLNKNSPLIDPMGGGFDYAAEFESLDLDAVKADIVEVMTTSQDWWPADYGHYGPLFIRMAWHSAGTYRIHDGRGGGGSGTQRFAPLGSWPDNANLDKARRLLWPVKQKYGRKISWADLMILAGNCALESMGFTTFGFGGGREDVWEPEEDIYWGPEDTWLADERYSGDRELANPLGAVQMGLIYVNPEGPNGNPDPVAAARDIRETFARMAMNDEETVALIAGGHTFGKCHGAADADRYVGREPEGASLEEQGLGWRSTFGSGKAGDAITSGLEGAWTTDPATWDNNYFENLFGYEWELTASPAGAHQWRPTDRAADDTVPDAHDPSKRHAPMMLTTDLSLRFDPIYEPISRRFHENPDEFADAFARAWYKLTHRDMGPVSRYLGPEVPEEQLIWQDPVPAVDHELVDEQDIAALKSRILASGLSVSQLVSTAWASASTFRGSDKRGGANGARIRLAPQKDWEVNDPAELATVLARLEQIQADFNSSQTGGKRVSLADLIVLGGCAAVEQAARNAGHDVEVPFSPGRTDASQEQTDVDSFAVLEPTADGFRNYSRPGDKRRPEELLVDRASLLTLTAPEMTVLVGGLRVLGANAGGVEHGVFTGRPETLTNDFFVNLLDMGTAWQVSSTEHVYEGRDRATGEVTWTGTAVDLVFGSSSQLRAIAEVYACEDAQQKLVQDFAAAWAKVMDLDRFDLA, from the coding sequence ATGAGCCACGCGCAGACCGCGACTGGTTCGATGGCGAACCAGCACTGGTGGCCGGAGCAGCTGAACCTGCGGCCGCTCAACAAGAACTCCCCCCTGATCGACCCGATGGGTGGCGGGTTCGACTACGCAGCCGAGTTCGAGAGCCTCGACCTCGACGCCGTGAAGGCGGACATCGTCGAGGTGATGACGACGTCGCAGGACTGGTGGCCGGCCGACTACGGCCACTACGGGCCGCTCTTCATCCGGATGGCGTGGCACAGCGCCGGCACCTACCGCATCCACGACGGACGTGGCGGCGGCGGCTCGGGCACGCAGCGCTTCGCCCCGCTCGGCAGCTGGCCCGACAACGCGAACCTGGACAAGGCGCGCCGTCTGCTGTGGCCGGTCAAGCAGAAGTACGGCCGGAAGATCTCCTGGGCCGACCTGATGATCCTCGCCGGCAACTGCGCCCTGGAGTCGATGGGATTCACGACGTTCGGCTTCGGCGGCGGGCGCGAGGACGTCTGGGAGCCCGAAGAGGACATCTACTGGGGTCCCGAGGACACCTGGCTCGCAGACGAGCGCTACAGCGGCGATCGGGAGCTCGCGAACCCTCTCGGCGCGGTGCAGATGGGCCTGATCTACGTGAATCCCGAGGGGCCGAACGGCAACCCTGATCCCGTCGCCGCGGCCCGGGACATCCGAGAGACGTTCGCTCGCATGGCCATGAACGACGAGGAGACGGTCGCCCTCATCGCCGGCGGGCACACCTTCGGCAAGTGCCACGGTGCCGCCGACGCCGATCGGTACGTCGGCCGCGAACCCGAAGGCGCCAGCCTCGAGGAGCAGGGTCTCGGCTGGAGGAGCACCTTCGGCAGCGGCAAGGCCGGCGACGCGATCACCAGCGGGTTGGAGGGCGCATGGACCACCGACCCGGCGACGTGGGACAACAACTACTTCGAGAACCTGTTCGGCTACGAGTGGGAGCTGACGGCGAGCCCGGCCGGCGCGCACCAGTGGCGTCCCACCGATCGGGCTGCGGACGACACCGTGCCGGACGCCCACGATCCGTCGAAGCGGCACGCCCCGATGATGCTCACGACAGACCTGTCGCTGAGGTTCGATCCGATCTACGAACCGATCTCGCGGCGCTTCCACGAGAACCCGGACGAGTTCGCCGACGCCTTCGCCAGGGCGTGGTACAAGCTCACCCACCGCGACATGGGACCCGTCTCGCGGTACCTCGGTCCGGAGGTCCCCGAGGAGCAGCTGATCTGGCAGGACCCGGTCCCCGCCGTCGATCACGAGCTGGTCGACGAGCAGGACATCGCGGCCCTGAAGAGCAGGATCCTCGCGTCCGGACTGTCCGTCTCGCAGCTGGTGTCGACCGCCTGGGCCTCGGCGTCGACCTTCCGTGGCAGCGACAAGCGCGGCGGCGCCAACGGGGCCCGCATCCGCCTCGCTCCGCAGAAGGACTGGGAGGTCAACGACCCGGCCGAGCTGGCGACGGTGCTGGCGCGCCTGGAGCAGATCCAGGCGGACTTCAACAGCTCGCAGACCGGTGGGAAGAGGGTCTCCCTCGCCGATCTGATCGTCCTCGGCGGGTGCGCGGCCGTCGAGCAGGCGGCCAGGAACGCCGGGCACGACGTCGAGGTCCCCTTCTCGCCGGGGCGCACGGACGCCTCGCAGGAGCAGACCGACGTGGACTCCTTCGCCGTGCTCGAACCGACGGCTGACGGGTTCCGCAACTACTCCCGACCCGGGGACAAGAGGCGGCCCGAGGAGCTGTTGGTGGATCGGGCGAGCCTGCTGACCTTGACCGCTCCGGAGATGACGGTGCTCGTCGGGGGCCTGCGGGTCCTGGGCGCGAACGCCGGGGGCGTCGAGCACGGCGTCTTCACCGGCCGGCCCGAGACGCTGACCAACGACTTCTTCGTGAACCTGCTCGACATGGGCACGGCGTGGCAGGTGTCCTCCACCGAGCACGTCTACGAGGGCCGCGACCGCGCCACCGGTGAGGTCACGTGGACCGGCACCGCCGTCGACCTCGTCTTCGGCTCGAGCTCCCAGCTCCGAGCCATCGCCGAGGTCTACGCGTGCGAAGACGCGCAGCAGAAGCTCGTGCAGGACTTCGCGGCTGCGTGGGCCAAGGTCATGGACCTCGATCGCTTCGACCTGGCCTGA
- a CDS encoding DUF2202 domain-containing protein encodes MADLLAALDDEYKARATYAQVLADFGDVRPFSNIVEAEQRHIDALERLFARYGLDMPPDPWPGQVARYGSLSEACAAGVEAEIDNAALYDRLLAGTTRNDLLDTYRNLQRASQENHLPAFRRCAEGGGPGRGRRGRGRGRGRGSGPWRDGGSRS; translated from the coding sequence GTGGCCGATCTGCTGGCTGCTCTCGACGACGAGTACAAGGCCCGTGCGACCTACGCGCAGGTGCTCGCCGATTTCGGTGATGTCCGGCCGTTCTCCAACATCGTCGAGGCCGAGCAGCGCCACATCGACGCCCTCGAAAGGCTCTTCGCCCGATACGGGCTCGACATGCCCCCCGATCCGTGGCCCGGACAGGTCGCGCGCTACGGGTCGTTGAGCGAGGCATGCGCGGCCGGGGTCGAGGCCGAGATCGACAACGCGGCGCTGTACGACCGGCTGCTGGCCGGCACCACCCGCAACGACCTGCTCGACACCTACCGCAACTTGCAGCGAGCCTCCCAGGAGAACCACCTCCCGGCGTTCCGACGCTGCGCCGAAGGCGGCGGCCCTGGACGAGGACGCAGGGGCAGGGGCAGGGGCAGGGGCAGGGGCAGCGGACCATGGCGCGACGGGGGCAGCCGGTCCTGA
- a CDS encoding GerMN domain-containing protein, with the protein MYLMRGDKLGVAHRTLGPGPAVLEGALEELLKGPTAQDRAAGLTTNIPEGTTLRGVSIADGTATVDLSKTFESGGGSLSMFSRLAQVTFTATQFPTVQRVKLRLDGEDVSEFSSEGLLLPDTLTRADTGEDILPAILVEDPAPGDTVGRRFTAKGSSNTFEATHRLQVLAPDGTTLVDTFVTATSGTGTRGTWEKVLDLPAGTSGAITLRVFEASAQDGTPLHQVDIPLTAG; encoded by the coding sequence GTGTACCTGATGCGTGGCGACAAGCTCGGGGTCGCTCACCGAACCCTCGGACCGGGCCCAGCGGTGCTCGAGGGCGCCCTCGAGGAGCTCCTGAAGGGCCCGACCGCGCAGGACCGTGCGGCCGGACTGACGACCAACATCCCGGAGGGAACGACGCTGCGGGGCGTGTCCATCGCGGACGGGACGGCCACCGTGGACCTGTCGAAGACCTTTGAGAGCGGGGGCGGATCGCTGTCGATGTTCTCGCGACTCGCCCAGGTCACGTTCACCGCCACCCAGTTCCCGACCGTGCAACGGGTGAAGCTCCGCCTGGACGGCGAGGACGTGTCCGAGTTCAGCAGCGAGGGGTTGCTGCTGCCCGACACCCTGACCAGGGCCGATACCGGTGAGGACATCCTCCCGGCGATCCTGGTCGAGGATCCCGCACCGGGTGACACCGTGGGCCGCCGCTTCACGGCCAAGGGCAGCTCGAACACCTTCGAGGCCACCCATCGGCTCCAGGTGCTCGCTCCCGACGGCACCACACTCGTCGACACGTTCGTGACGGCCACGTCCGGCACGGGCACCCGTGGCACGTGGGAGAAGGTCCTCGACCTGCCTGCGGGCACCTCGGGCGCCATCACCCTCCGTGTGTTCGAGGCCTCCGCACAGGACGGCACCCCCCTCCACCAAGTCGACATCCCGCTCACAGCGGGGTGA
- a CDS encoding ABC transporter ATP-binding protein, producing MTLDAVFALRLGDLDLDVDLRAPAGSVTAVLGPNGAGKTTLLRAIAGSLAIDTGTISLDGTTLDRPPDVFVPQERRRLGIVHQDYLLFPHLTALDNVAFGPRSQGHTTSGARAIAADLLDRVGVASHANARPRALSGGQAQRVALARALATDPAALLLDEPLAALDAGTRIEVRRDLRRYLTGFAGPTILVTHDPVDALALADHVAILDAGRLTQTGTIAEVTTRPRSRYVADLIGTNLVDGTAAGTTIATDRGVTLTTAEPHDGPVFATISPAAVALHRSEPEGSPRNRWSTTVAHLDLLGDRVRVVLADPLDLVAEVTPAAVADLALREGDHVWVSIKATEVTTYPR from the coding sequence ATGACCCTCGACGCCGTGTTCGCGCTCCGACTCGGAGATCTCGACCTGGACGTCGACCTGCGCGCCCCCGCCGGCTCGGTCACCGCCGTGCTCGGCCCCAACGGAGCCGGGAAGACCACCCTGCTGCGAGCCATCGCCGGCAGCCTCGCCATCGACACCGGAACCATCAGCCTCGACGGCACCACGCTCGACCGACCGCCCGACGTGTTCGTCCCCCAGGAGCGCCGTCGCCTCGGGATCGTCCACCAGGACTACCTGCTGTTCCCCCACCTCACCGCCCTGGACAACGTCGCCTTCGGTCCCCGCTCACAGGGCCACACCACCAGCGGAGCCCGCGCCATCGCGGCCGACCTCCTCGACCGAGTCGGCGTCGCCTCCCACGCCAACGCCAGACCCCGCGCCCTGTCGGGTGGACAGGCCCAACGCGTCGCGCTCGCCCGCGCCCTGGCCACCGACCCCGCCGCCCTGCTCCTCGACGAACCCCTCGCCGCGCTCGACGCCGGCACCCGCATCGAGGTCCGACGCGACCTCCGCCGCTACCTCACCGGCTTCGCCGGCCCCACCATCCTCGTCACCCACGACCCCGTCGACGCCCTCGCCCTCGCCGACCACGTCGCCATCCTCGACGCCGGCCGCCTCACCCAGACCGGCACCATCGCCGAGGTCACCACGCGCCCCCGCTCCCGCTACGTCGCCGACCTCATCGGCACCAACCTCGTCGACGGCACCGCCGCCGGCACCACGATCGCCACCGACCGGGGCGTGACCCTCACGACCGCCGAACCCCACGACGGGCCCGTGTTCGCCACCATCTCTCCCGCAGCCGTCGCCCTGCACCGCAGCGAACCCGAAGGCAGCCCTCGCAACCGGTGGTCCACCACGGTCGCCCACCTCGACCTCCTGGGCGACCGGGTCCGGGTGGTGCTCGCCGACCCGCTCGACCTCGTTGCGGAGGTCACCCCCGCCGCGGTCGCCGACCTCGCCCTGCGCGAAGGCGACCACGTCTGGGTGAGCATCAAGGCCACCGAGGTCACCACCTACCCGAGATGA
- a CDS encoding transcriptional repressor, translating to MPGGEISDLAELLRQHGVQVTAQRLAVLRAVSSRPHGTADDIEELVRSEIGAISRQAVYDALGTLTDKGLIRRIQPARSPARYEDRVDDNHHHLVCRACGRTVDVDCAVGNRPCLEAADDHGFTIDEAEVIYWGYCPACQGVADRDRDA from the coding sequence ATGCCCGGGGGAGAGATCTCTGATCTCGCCGAGCTCCTCCGCCAGCACGGCGTTCAGGTGACGGCGCAGCGTCTGGCCGTGTTGCGGGCGGTGTCGAGCCGGCCGCACGGCACGGCGGACGACATCGAAGAGCTCGTGCGGTCCGAGATCGGTGCGATCTCGCGTCAGGCGGTGTACGACGCCCTCGGCACCCTGACCGACAAGGGTCTCATCCGGCGCATCCAGCCGGCGCGGTCGCCGGCCCGCTACGAGGACCGGGTCGACGACAACCACCATCACCTCGTCTGTCGCGCCTGCGGCCGCACGGTCGACGTCGACTGCGCGGTGGGGAACAGGCCGTGCCTGGAAGCCGCCGATGATCACGGGTTCACCATCGACGAGGCCGAGGTCATCTACTGGGGCTACTGCCCCGCCTGCCAGGGAGTGGCCGACCGCGACCGCGACGCATGA
- a CDS encoding MBL fold metallo-hydrolase, whose translation MAFREICEYPIKGVVYSHSHGDHSAGSPALFDPTTTRPATSQ comes from the coding sequence CTGGCGTTCCGCGAGATCTGCGAGTACCCCATCAAGGGCGTCGTCTACTCACACAGCCACGGTGACCACTCGGCCGGATCGCCGGCGCTGTTCGACCCGACCACCACGCGTCCAGCGACGTCCCAGTGA
- a CDS encoding HAD-IC family P-type ATPase, which produces MTANAPSAVSSSRTRWYAVPPEHVAAAFGVDPERGLTSDKAARLLRDNGPNALPEEPPLPVWRRFLAQYRSYMQMILVGAALVSLLIQEWGTAVVLAGLTLLNAVVGLRQEGKAESAMNALKSMMEVTARVRRDGTEAEVPAEEVVVGDVVLLSAGDDVPADGRIVSASALQIDESALTGESVPAAKEPTTLEDTDLGPGDQRNMAFMNTPVTHGSGAMVVTAAASDSELGKISGMLAATAKEESPLTKELNTLTLWIIGAAGLTMAVMFALGRSRGEAWDVLFVSAVSLAIAAIPEALPTVTQVILSLGGVELAARNAIVKELPAVETLGFTSAINSDKTGTLTMNQMTVVEVVDPGDRYTVTGTGYGLEGTVQRVAGTEPSIDDAIVPFVVANDAELVDGKVVGDPTEGALLVLGHKAGLDIDRTSERLPRLATLPFDPTYKLMATFNQATDAEGRPVVRVHVKGAAPAVMDRGATALSNGALVPWDADARRRADEHVARISRAGQRVMAAATRDLDPADFDAAGDLLAYVTDLTLTALVGMVDPPRDESRAAVAEAQAAHIRVRMITGDDVITGAAIAEQLGIPGEAILGSELAAMSDEERLARIDDIGVVGRVAPEHKVLLVDTLKRNGDVVAMTGDGVNDAPAIKAADIGIAMGSGTEVAKNAGRMILSDDNFATIVYAVEQGRKIYDNLTKYIRFVLILLVVFVLTFLGAALFDIAAGQPFNPAQVLWIHFVVNAAFGFALGFDLETPGLMRRIPRPRGESVLTVPLMVTVGLVGLAITIGLLALIQVGASRFDSTDIGISIAFTAFALSLVVAALECRSETASVFTVDTFASRQMNRALLSELVLAVLVTQMDALRRLLGTTELTAGQFAWALLPAVVLLILWEVGKLIARRATSPASAG; this is translated from the coding sequence ATGACCGCCAACGCTCCGAGCGCAGTCTCGTCCAGCCGAACCCGCTGGTACGCCGTCCCGCCCGAGCACGTCGCCGCCGCGTTCGGTGTCGACCCCGAGCGAGGGCTCACCTCCGACAAGGCGGCTCGGCTGCTGCGCGACAACGGGCCCAACGCCCTGCCCGAGGAGCCGCCGCTGCCGGTGTGGCGCCGGTTCCTCGCCCAGTACCGCAGCTACATGCAGATGATCCTGGTGGGCGCGGCGTTGGTGTCGCTGCTCATCCAGGAGTGGGGCACCGCCGTGGTGCTGGCGGGGCTGACCCTGCTCAACGCCGTGGTCGGGCTGCGCCAGGAGGGCAAGGCCGAGAGCGCGATGAACGCCCTCAAGTCGATGATGGAGGTCACCGCCCGGGTGCGTCGCGACGGCACCGAGGCGGAGGTACCGGCCGAGGAGGTCGTGGTCGGTGACGTGGTGCTGCTCAGCGCCGGTGACGACGTGCCGGCCGATGGTCGCATCGTCAGCGCCAGCGCGCTGCAGATCGACGAATCGGCCCTCACCGGCGAGAGCGTGCCGGCCGCCAAGGAGCCGACCACCCTCGAGGACACGGACCTGGGCCCCGGTGACCAGCGGAACATGGCGTTCATGAACACCCCGGTGACCCACGGCAGCGGGGCCATGGTCGTGACCGCGGCGGCCAGCGACAGCGAGCTCGGGAAGATCTCCGGGATGCTGGCGGCCACGGCGAAGGAGGAGTCGCCCCTCACCAAGGAGCTGAACACCCTCACGCTGTGGATCATCGGGGCGGCCGGCCTGACCATGGCAGTGATGTTCGCCCTCGGTCGCAGCCGTGGCGAGGCGTGGGACGTGCTGTTCGTCAGCGCAGTGTCCCTGGCCATCGCGGCGATCCCCGAGGCGCTGCCGACCGTGACCCAGGTGATCCTCTCCCTGGGTGGCGTGGAGCTGGCTGCCCGCAACGCCATCGTCAAGGAGCTCCCCGCCGTCGAGACGCTCGGGTTCACGTCGGCGATCAACTCCGACAAGACGGGCACGCTCACGATGAACCAGATGACGGTCGTCGAGGTGGTCGACCCGGGCGACCGCTACACGGTGACGGGGACCGGCTACGGCCTCGAAGGGACCGTGCAGCGCGTGGCCGGCACCGAGCCGTCCATCGACGACGCCATCGTGCCCTTCGTCGTCGCCAACGACGCCGAGCTCGTCGACGGCAAGGTCGTCGGCGACCCCACCGAAGGCGCACTGCTGGTGCTGGGCCACAAGGCGGGCCTCGACATCGACCGGACCAGCGAACGGCTTCCCCGCCTCGCCACCTTGCCGTTCGACCCGACCTACAAGCTCATGGCCACCTTCAACCAGGCCACCGACGCCGAGGGTCGACCCGTGGTCCGGGTGCACGTCAAGGGCGCGGCACCCGCAGTGATGGATCGCGGCGCCACCGCCCTCTCCAACGGGGCCCTGGTGCCGTGGGATGCGGACGCGCGCCGCCGGGCCGACGAGCACGTGGCGCGCATCTCCCGGGCCGGCCAGCGCGTCATGGCCGCCGCCACCCGCGATCTCGATCCCGCCGACTTCGACGCGGCCGGCGACCTGCTCGCCTACGTCACCGACCTGACCCTGACCGCCCTGGTCGGCATGGTCGACCCGCCCCGCGACGAATCGCGGGCCGCCGTGGCCGAGGCCCAGGCCGCGCACATCCGCGTGCGGATGATCACCGGTGACGACGTCATCACCGGCGCCGCCATCGCCGAGCAGCTCGGCATCCCCGGCGAGGCCATCCTCGGCTCCGAGCTCGCGGCCATGTCGGACGAGGAGCGCCTCGCCCGCATCGACGACATCGGCGTCGTCGGGCGTGTCGCACCGGAGCACAAGGTGCTGCTGGTCGACACGCTGAAGCGCAATGGCGACGTCGTGGCCATGACCGGCGACGGCGTCAACGATGCGCCCGCCATCAAGGCCGCCGACATCGGCATCGCCATGGGATCGGGCACCGAGGTCGCGAAGAACGCCGGGCGCATGATCCTGTCCGACGACAACTTCGCCACCATCGTCTACGCCGTCGAGCAGGGCCGCAAGATCTACGACAACCTCACCAAGTACATCCGCTTCGTGCTGATCCTCCTGGTCGTGTTCGTCCTCACCTTCCTCGGCGCCGCGCTCTTCGACATCGCCGCCGGCCAGCCGTTCAATCCCGCCCAGGTCCTGTGGATCCACTTCGTGGTCAACGCCGCGTTCGGCTTCGCGTTGGGCTTCGACCTCGAGACCCCGGGCCTGATGCGGCGCATCCCACGCCCGCGTGGCGAGTCCGTGCTCACCGTGCCGCTGATGGTGACCGTCGGGCTCGTCGGCCTGGCCATCACCATCGGCCTGCTGGCCCTGATCCAGGTGGGTGCCTCCCGCTTCGACAGCACCGACATCGGCATCTCGATCGCGTTCACCGCGTTCGCGCTCAGCCTCGTCGTTGCCGCGCTCGAATGTCGCAGCGAGACGGCCAGCGTGTTCACCGTCGACACGTTCGCCAGCCGCCAGATGAACCGTGCACTGCTCTCCGAGCTCGTCCTGGCCGTGCTCGTCACGCAGATGGACGCCCTGCGCCGACTCCTCGGCACGACCGAGCTCACCGCCGGCCAGTTCGCCTGGGCCCTCCTGCCTGCCGTCGTCCTGTTGATCCTGTGGGAGGTCGGCAAGCTCATCGCCCGGAGGGCGACGTCGCCCGCCTCGGCGGGCTAG
- a CDS encoding CsbD family protein, producing the protein MGGQMDQAKGRAKEAIGDLTGDEDLKAEGKADRAAGEVKEKVGDAVDKVKDVVEDVKDKVTDTVHKATD; encoded by the coding sequence ATGGGAGGTCAGATGGACCAGGCGAAGGGCCGGGCCAAGGAAGCGATCGGTGACCTGACCGGCGACGAGGACCTCAAGGCCGAGGGCAAGGCGGACCGTGCTGCGGGCGAGGTCAAGGAGAAGGTCGGCGACGCCGTCGACAAGGTCAAGGATGTGGTTGAAGACGTCAAGGACAAGGTCACCGACACCGTGCACAAGGCCACGGACTGA